A window of Elusimicrobiota bacterium contains these coding sequences:
- the raiA gene encoding ribosome-associated translation inhibitor RaiA — MFVNIRTIKVKVSETVLEHIKEKLLKSKKYFPRIEKIEVFLTKQKYLCVAEIIINVIGQTIRISQSSTDFRSAFDLAADKVEQQLRKQKEKLKKHRKSTNLLFEDNYEQQEKMPLDLDISKFIPKILSIEEAIEEMDENEYMFWIFINRATKKLSVIYKKINLKYGLYEIDKRSNAVK; from the coding sequence ATGTTTGTTAATATCAGGACAATAAAAGTAAAAGTATCGGAAACAGTTCTGGAACACATAAAGGAAAAATTGTTAAAAAGTAAAAAGTACTTTCCAAGAATAGAAAAGATCGAGGTATTTCTCACCAAACAAAAATATCTCTGTGTTGCCGAAATTATAATTAATGTCATAGGTCAAACGATAAGGATAAGCCAATCTTCGACAGATTTTCGTTCCGCATTCGACTTGGCTGCAGATAAGGTTGAGCAACAACTTAGAAAACAAAAAGAAAAATTAAAAAAACATAGAAAATCGACGAACCTTTTATTTGAAGATAATTATGAACAACAAGAAAAAATGCCGTTAGATTTGGATATCAGTAAATTTATTCCTAAAATATTAAGTATTGAAGAAGCAATAGAGGAGATGGATGAAAATGAGTATATGTTTTGGATTTTTATAAATAGAGCCACTAAAAAACTGTCGGTTATTTATAAAAAAATTAATTTAAAATATGGTTTGTATGAAATTGACAAGAGGAGTAATGCTGTAAAATAA
- the lptB gene encoding LPS export ABC transporter ATP-binding protein gives MQLKVENIVKAYSGRRVVNNISLHVNDSEIVGLLGPNGAGKTTSFHIMVGLTKADEGHIFYNSEDIINFPVHLRARKGIVYLSQESSIFRGLTVEENVLAILEMIDTDKERRHEKCEILLKKLGIHHLKDRCAYNLSGGERRRTEIARALVVEPHFILLDEPFVGIDPITIADIQCIIKDLKKSGIGVVLTDHNVREALEIIDRAYIIYDGKVLIEGSAHQLLKSDEARKIYLGEKFKM, from the coding sequence ATGCAGTTAAAAGTTGAAAATATTGTGAAGGCTTATTCAGGACGCAGAGTGGTTAATAATATCTCTCTGCATGTTAATGATTCTGAGATTGTCGGTCTTCTTGGACCTAACGGTGCCGGGAAAACCACATCATTTCATATAATGGTAGGTTTAACGAAAGCGGATGAGGGTCATATATTTTACAATTCAGAAGATATTATAAATTTTCCCGTTCATTTACGTGCCAGAAAGGGTATTGTGTATTTATCCCAGGAATCATCAATTTTCAGGGGACTTACAGTCGAAGAAAATGTTCTTGCTATACTTGAGATGATTGATACGGATAAAGAAAGACGACATGAAAAATGTGAAATATTATTAAAAAAGCTGGGGATTCACCATCTTAAGGACAGATGTGCCTATAATCTTTCCGGTGGGGAGAGAAGGCGAACTGAAATAGCGCGGGCTTTGGTAGTAGAGCCGCATTTTATACTTTTGGATGAGCCGTTTGTCGGGATAGATCCAATCACAATAGCCGATATTCAGTGTATAATAAAGGACCTTAAAAAATCGGGCATTGGTGTTGTTTTAACCGACCATAATGTGCGTGAAGCACTGGAAATAATTGACAGAGCGTATATAATATATGACGGTAAAGTTCTCATAGAGGGTTCTGCACATCAACTTTTAAAAAGCGACGAAGCGAGAAAAATATATCTTGGCGAAAAGTTCAAAATGTGA
- a CDS encoding LptA/OstA family protein translates to MRKKSEAMNYNILFIVLLVCFFTNIIYSGEPIMITGDRTKILQKGDIVEYIGNVKLVQENIKVKADEMKSNERTGIITSSGNICVQYSSGTTETYTWGNTAEYNKNTGSGVILGNVKAKRFLSQNTTSVMELTSEKLEIFNYGEDFHATKNVYIQYSSATTNTNVWGETAEFNKNSGSGVILDNVKVKRYLSQCTTDFIEMTCEKLEIFNFGENLHAMKNVNFFKEQTKTQSDEAIYDQKAGTLLLLGGPPKLTRVEDKNSSEYTGDKILLEIEKEKITISGNTKTKMITQ, encoded by the coding sequence ATGAGAAAAAAAAGTGAAGCGATGAATTATAATATTCTATTTATTGTCTTACTGGTGTGTTTCTTTACTAATATTATTTATTCCGGTGAGCCGATAATGATTACCGGTGATAGGACTAAAATATTGCAGAAGGGCGATATAGTGGAGTATATCGGTAATGTAAAACTTGTTCAGGAGAATATTAAAGTTAAAGCCGATGAAATGAAGTCAAACGAGCGGACCGGTATTATAACAAGTTCAGGTAATATTTGTGTTCAATATTCCAGCGGCACAACCGAAACATACACATGGGGAAATACAGCAGAATATAACAAGAATACCGGCAGCGGAGTTATTTTAGGGAATGTTAAGGCTAAAAGATTTTTATCACAGAATACAACCAGTGTTATGGAGTTAACTTCAGAGAAACTTGAAATTTTTAATTATGGGGAAGATTTTCATGCAACAAAAAATGTTTATATTCAATATTCAAGCGCTACAACAAATACAAATGTCTGGGGAGAAACAGCTGAATTTAACAAAAATAGCGGTAGCGGAGTTATTTTAGATAATGTAAAGGTTAAAAGATATTTATCACAATGCACGACTGATTTTATAGAAATGACCTGCGAGAAACTGGAGATTTTTAATTTTGGAGAAAATTTACATGCAATGAAAAACGTTAATTTTTTTAAGGAACAAACTAAAACACAGAGTGATGAAGCAATTTACGACCAGAAGGCAGGCACACTTTTACTTTTGGGCGGTCCTCCAAAATTGACAAGAGTAGAGGATAAAAATTCCTCTGAATATACCGGCGATAAGATTTTATTAGAGATAGAAAAAGAAAAAATTACCATTTCAGGCAATACAAAGACAAAAATGATTACGCAGTGA
- the lptC gene encoding LPS export ABC transporter periplasmic protein LptC → MGKSIKALSCLILMFFCFASCSDEKKDKFFVRDEFPDQVIRDFTINKYELETRKWDFFAVRGDVYEKKKKVNAKKIKMSFYEAGKISSVVSADKAILQTETGDIKAEGNVIIFSLLKNTTIFVDSLSYFEKAGKMFSDSFVRQEKPDTTITGYGLEANTDLSDITILKDVKAVVRNEKKK, encoded by the coding sequence ATGGGAAAAAGTATTAAAGCATTATCGTGCTTGATTTTGATGTTTTTTTGTTTTGCTTCTTGTAGTGATGAGAAGAAAGATAAATTTTTTGTAAGAGATGAGTTCCCCGACCAGGTTATCAGAGATTTTACTATAAACAAATATGAACTTGAAACTCGCAAGTGGGATTTTTTTGCTGTTCGCGGTGATGTTTACGAAAAGAAGAAAAAAGTAAATGCTAAAAAAATAAAAATGAGCTTTTATGAAGCAGGAAAAATAAGTTCTGTTGTTTCCGCTGATAAAGCAATCTTGCAAACAGAAACCGGCGACATAAAAGCTGAAGGCAATGTAATTATTTTTTCTTTATTAAAAAATACAACCATTTTCGTGGATTCGTTAAGTTATTTTGAAAAAGCAGGAAAAATGTTTTCAGATTCTTTTGTCCGGCAGGAAAAACCCGATACTACGATTACGGGTTATGGTCTGGAAGCAAATACTGATTTATCGGATATTACAATTTTAAAAGATGTAAAAGCAGTAGTAAGAAATGAGAAAAAAAAGTGA
- a CDS encoding HAD hydrolase family protein — MENWKNILKKASKIKLLATDVDGVLTDGRIIVLNSGEEVKFWDVYDRFAFSLIKNYAKDLKIAWITGRKSQQVEDRAREVGVHYLYQKKMDKMSAINEILKKENLLISEIAFIGDDLVDLPVLLRCGFSICPKNASDEIKKSVDYITNVESGKGVFREVVEIIFKSQGLWEKVLKHYRA, encoded by the coding sequence ATGGAAAATTGGAAAAATATTTTAAAAAAGGCAAGCAAGATTAAACTACTCGCGACCGATGTTGATGGTGTTTTAACTGATGGCAGAATTATAGTTTTAAACAGCGGGGAAGAAGTAAAATTCTGGGATGTATATGACAGGTTTGCGTTTAGTCTTATAAAAAATTATGCAAAAGATTTAAAAATAGCATGGATTACCGGCAGAAAATCACAACAAGTAGAGGATAGAGCAAGAGAAGTAGGTGTTCACTATTTATATCAGAAAAAGATGGATAAAATGTCTGCGATTAATGAAATTTTGAAAAAAGAAAATTTATTAATCAGCGAGATTGCTTTTATTGGTGATGATTTGGTGGATTTGCCGGTCCTTTTAAGATGCGGGTTTTCAATCTGTCCTAAAAATGCTTCCGATGAAATAAAAAAATCAGTTGATTACATAACTAATGTAGAAAGCGGGAAAGGTGTTTTTAGAGAGGTAGTTGAGATAATTTTTAAATCACAGGGATTATGGGAAAAAGTATTAAAGCATTATCGTGCTTGA
- a CDS encoding zinc ribbon domain-containing protein, which yields MRCSNCDAEVKEGSRYCGSCGTNFLLTTSAWLLRRTVAGAIAGCVGWFLSSVIFNIIASDIGEPSYVIIRTIVSAVFIGVVIGVLEKSTRKIIFGLIGGIIGGVLGGLIATFILKNDVPMWLFVPEKAKNLEFSLYTTANAVIWLIVGAFIGFFTSQKKRGISAFIGGALGGAIGGAVGWEIFLRLRYESTSAIMFTVADMLYGGITSGLIFLFIGMSERFSPVTEGMNLDESMMICVICRKETPVSGYCINCGNILKAPKVVNPRRYGALHRISNVFRFLGRFILIIGLIMATSYFVVLLPKSIFLSSLGLIGISAVSYMIFVTFNAIAETILVFLDIENNTRKLSEK from the coding sequence ATGCGGTGTTCTAATTGTGATGCAGAGGTGAAAGAAGGTTCGAGATATTGCGGTAGTTGCGGGACAAATTTTTTGCTTACAACATCAGCGTGGTTGCTTAGAAGGACAGTTGCGGGAGCTATTGCCGGTTGCGTTGGATGGTTCCTTTCTTCAGTGATATTTAACATCATAGCAAGTGATATTGGTGAACCGTCTTATGTCATAATAAGGACTATTGTATCGGCTGTTTTTATCGGTGTAGTTATTGGTGTTTTGGAAAAATCGACTCGCAAGATAATTTTCGGACTTATCGGAGGAATTATCGGAGGTGTATTAGGCGGTCTTATTGCCACTTTTATTTTGAAAAATGATGTACCAATGTGGTTATTTGTTCCTGAAAAAGCAAAAAACCTTGAATTTTCGTTATATACAACAGCTAATGCTGTTATATGGTTGATAGTCGGTGCTTTTATAGGATTTTTTACATCTCAGAAAAAAAGAGGTATTTCTGCATTTATCGGCGGCGCTTTAGGCGGTGCTATAGGTGGCGCGGTTGGGTGGGAGATATTTTTGCGATTGAGATATGAATCAACTTCTGCAATAATGTTTACTGTTGCCGATATGCTTTACGGCGGCATAACATCAGGCTTGATATTTCTTTTTATAGGGATGAGTGAAAGGTTTTCACCTGTTACTGAAGGTATGAATTTAGATGAAAGCATGATGATATGCGTAATATGTCGCAAAGAAACACCCGTAAGCGGCTATTGTATTAATTGCGGAAATATTTTGAAAGCACCTAAAGTTGTAAATCCGCGACGATACGGGGCTTTACATCGTATTTCAAATGTGTTCAGGTTTCTTGGACGGTTTATTTTAATTATCGGGTTAATAATGGCTACAAGTTATTTCGTGGTTTTATTACCAAAAAGTATTTTTCTATCTTCACTGGGTTTGATTGGCATATCAGCTGTTTCATATATGATTTTTGTTACGTTTAATGCAATTGCGGAAACTATTTTAGTTTTTCTGGATATTGAGAACAACACAAGAAAATTAAGTGAAAAGTAA
- the kdsA gene encoding 3-deoxy-8-phosphooctulonate synthase gives MNKEIKVGNILIGKDNPVVLIAGPCVIEAEKIVFQIAGELQKLTQQLKIPFIFKASYDKANRSSIKSFRGTGIKKGLEILAKVKSKYNIPILVDVHCTKDVLNVSKIADIIQIPAFLCRQTDLLLAVAKTKKPVNVKKGQFLSPHDMKNVIEKIESAGNKKILLTERGTSFGYNNLVVDFRSLVIMKNSGYPVIFDATHSVQLPGGLGDKSGGQREFVLPLSKAAIAVGINGLFLEVHPNPQKALSDGANSLKLSEMEKFLKEVFLRQN, from the coding sequence ATGAATAAAGAAATCAAAGTTGGTAATATATTAATCGGCAAAGATAATCCGGTTGTTTTAATTGCGGGTCCTTGTGTTATTGAAGCAGAAAAAATTGTTTTTCAAATTGCAGGAGAACTTCAGAAACTCACCCAACAGTTGAAAATCCCTTTTATATTCAAAGCGTCATATGATAAAGCGAACAGGTCATCCATAAAATCATTCAGGGGTACCGGAATTAAAAAAGGACTGGAAATATTAGCAAAGGTTAAATCTAAATACAATATACCAATTCTGGTAGATGTTCACTGCACAAAAGATGTTTTAAATGTTTCAAAGATTGCAGATATAATTCAAATACCTGCATTTTTGTGTCGACAGACTGATTTATTGCTTGCTGTTGCAAAAACAAAAAAGCCGGTAAATGTAAAAAAAGGCCAGTTCCTTTCACCTCACGATATGAAGAATGTTATAGAAAAGATTGAATCAGCAGGTAATAAAAAAATATTATTAACAGAAAGGGGAACAAGTTTTGGGTATAATAATCTTGTAGTTGATTTTCGTTCTCTGGTTATAATGAAAAATTCCGGCTATCCTGTAATTTTTGACGCCACTCACTCAGTTCAACTACCGGGCGGGCTTGGCGATAAAAGCGGCGGCCAGAGAGAATTTGTTCTACCGCTTTCTAAAGCGGCAATTGCAGTTGGGATAAACGGACTTTTTTTGGAAGTTCATCCAAATCCTCAAAAAGCACTTTCAGACGGCGCTAATTCTTTAAAACTCTCAGAAATGGAAAAATTTTTAAAAGAAGTGTTTTTAAGGCAGAATTAA
- a CDS encoding tetratricopeptide repeat protein: MKKILILFLVFLGSIQILRPVQTLPVKLNSVKQGDETSLPVEKAGQDNFILGCDSYKKGDYQEALNKFKLLEKEYPNANTFYNIGNTYFRLGKIGMALVYYEKARKISPSDEDVNFNIKFLANMINDTDYEQTLISKINISLVKLVFSISLFVFTIIISIKLIIPQKRMFWLFTISFIFFGLCSALFLIKYRQQKQIEAVVINNAEIRSGPDNSFKVNFTLPEGKKVMVLETSDDWIEVGVKSMGIKGWLESKYIEIIFNGNII; encoded by the coding sequence ATGAAGAAAATATTGATTCTTTTTCTCGTATTTTTAGGCAGTATCCAGATTTTAAGGCCGGTTCAGACCCTGCCTGTTAAGCTCAATTCAGTTAAGCAAGGTGACGAGACAAGCTTGCCTGTCGAAAAGGCAGGTCAGGACAATTTTATTTTAGGATGCGATTCGTACAAAAAGGGCGATTACCAGGAAGCATTAAATAAATTTAAATTATTGGAAAAGGAATATCCAAACGCAAATACTTTTTATAATATTGGTAATACCTATTTCCGGCTGGGTAAAATAGGTATGGCGCTTGTTTATTACGAGAAAGCCCGTAAAATCTCCCCTTCTGATGAAGATGTTAATTTTAACATAAAATTTCTCGCCAATATGATAAATGATACAGATTATGAGCAAACATTAATTTCGAAAATTAATATATCCCTGGTTAAATTGGTTTTTTCTATCTCTCTTTTCGTTTTTACAATTATTATTTCCATAAAATTGATTATTCCGCAAAAGCGGATGTTTTGGCTTTTTACTATTTCTTTTATTTTTTTTGGTTTATGTTCAGCTTTATTTTTAATAAAATACCGTCAACAGAAACAGATAGAAGCAGTCGTTATAAATAATGCAGAGATAAGGTCCGGACCCGATAATAGTTTTAAGGTAAACTTTACGCTTCCCGAAGGTAAAAAAGTGATGGTTTTGGAAACTTCAGATGACTGGATTGAGGTAGGCGTCAAGTCTATGGGTATAAAGGGCTGGCTTGAATCAAAATATATCGAAATTATTTTTAACGGAAATATTATTTAA
- a CDS encoding BatD family protein, which produces MKKILICVFLFATAKVFADVNINASVDRNTVSFGESITLQVIVSGDVANIPKPELPQLTDFNVYSSGTSQNVSFVNGKVSSSITYNFVLSLNKPGKYTIKPVSLTVGGKTYSTNPISIEVLPAGSAPQQKQVVNVDEDEARGIFVTAQLDKKKVFVNEGLIYTFRFFTSRNLLSNPEYNPPNYTGFIVEDLPPQRNYQTTVNGKTYNVIEIKFELFPTSAGTYNLGVASLRTSVQDFSGNPADNFPNDSFFSGIFGSGKSIILKSKPLTVEVVSLPASNKPANFSGTVGKYNISVNTDKSEVEANNPLTVNVTVSGEGNIKSISEPKLPNIMGTRKYDTISSVNISKTNYKVSGSKVFKTVIVPERAGNLIVPELDFSYFDPDKKEYQKVKSSVIQVKVIPSKTPVSAQLPAFGSGVNVVGQDIRFIKTEIGENTNSKITNNLSNGLVIISFLFLIISAGYNRYNFFMSKNYGLIKSKIAFREFNKGIDKMHKRSIEIKDFYGIVFELIVKYISDKTKVTLSGMTFNEMEEVLTQKNLSQKDIKKIRDILEEADFIRFTPSAAQKIDFKEEAKRIKDVIYDIDKGWKL; this is translated from the coding sequence ATGAAAAAAATATTAATATGTGTTTTTTTGTTTGCAACAGCTAAAGTATTTGCCGATGTAAACATAAATGCGTCAGTTGACAGGAATACAGTTAGTTTCGGCGAATCAATTACTCTGCAGGTCATTGTTTCCGGCGATGTGGCTAACATTCCAAAACCGGAACTTCCGCAACTTACTGATTTCAATGTCTATTCATCGGGCACATCGCAGAACGTGTCTTTTGTTAACGGCAAAGTATCATCATCCATAACATATAATTTTGTTTTATCACTGAATAAACCCGGGAAATATACTATTAAACCTGTAAGTTTAACAGTTGGCGGGAAAACATATTCGACAAACCCGATAAGTATTGAAGTTTTACCAGCCGGTTCCGCGCCACAGCAAAAACAAGTTGTAAATGTTGATGAAGATGAAGCTCGCGGGATTTTTGTCACGGCACAGTTAGATAAAAAAAAAGTTTTTGTTAACGAAGGATTGATTTATACTTTCAGGTTTTTTACATCAAGGAATTTACTTTCAAATCCGGAATACAACCCGCCAAATTATACCGGTTTCATTGTAGAAGACCTTCCGCCGCAAAGAAATTACCAGACAACAGTAAACGGGAAAACATATAATGTTATTGAAATAAAGTTTGAATTATTTCCTACTTCTGCCGGGACTTATAATTTAGGCGTAGCTTCTTTGCGGACAAGTGTTCAGGATTTTTCCGGTAATCCGGCCGATAATTTTCCTAATGATAGTTTTTTTAGCGGGATTTTTGGTTCAGGTAAATCAATTATTCTTAAATCAAAACCATTAACAGTTGAAGTAGTATCGCTTCCTGCATCAAATAAACCTGCAAATTTTTCAGGTACAGTCGGAAAGTATAATATTAGCGTAAATACCGATAAGTCAGAGGTTGAGGCGAATAATCCTTTAACTGTAAATGTAACTGTTTCGGGTGAAGGGAACATTAAGTCAATATCAGAGCCAAAACTTCCAAACATTATGGGTACAAGAAAATATGATACGATTTCTTCAGTCAATATATCCAAGACTAATTATAAAGTAAGCGGTTCAAAAGTATTTAAAACAGTTATTGTTCCCGAAAGAGCGGGTAATTTAATAGTTCCGGAATTGGATTTTTCATATTTTGACCCGGATAAAAAGGAGTATCAAAAAGTAAAATCAAGTGTTATACAGGTAAAAGTTATACCGTCTAAAACGCCGGTATCTGCCCAATTACCGGCTTTTGGCAGCGGAGTTAATGTTGTCGGTCAGGACATACGATTTATAAAAACTGAAATCGGAGAAAATACAAACAGTAAAATTACAAATAATTTATCAAATGGTTTGGTAATAATTTCGTTTTTATTTCTCATAATTTCCGCCGGTTATAATAGATATAACTTTTTTATGTCTAAGAATTATGGACTGATTAAAAGTAAAATAGCGTTCAGGGAATTTAATAAGGGTATCGATAAGATGCACAAGCGGTCGATAGAAATTAAGGATTTTTATGGAATAGTTTTTGAGTTGATTGTAAAGTATATTTCGGACAAAACAAAGGTTACTCTATCAGGTATGACTTTTAATGAGATGGAAGAGGTTTTGACACAGAAAAATCTTTCACAAAAGGACATAAAAAAAATCAGGGATATTCTTGAAGAAGCGGATTTTATCAGGTTTACGCCTTCGGCAGCTCAAAAAATAGATTTTAAAGAAGAAGCAAAAAGAATTAAAGATGTAATTTACGATATTGACAAAGGATGGAAGTTATGA